The window TGCTGTCCGCCGCCCAGCCGCGCCCGGCGCTGCCCGAGTACAGCTCCCTGTGGGTCCCGCTCGACGACGAGCTGCTCAAGATCGCGAGCGGCAAGGAGTCCCTGGACAAGGGCCTCGGCAACGCCGAGACCGCCATCACCAAGCTGGTGCCCGACTTCTCCAAGTGACCGCCGGGTGGCCGCCGGATCCCCCTGGCACTGGGGAGGGGGATCCGGCGGCCACCGGCCCGTGCCTGCGCCTGGGCAGCCCCCTAGAACTCCTTGAACTTCCAGAAGGTGTCGAACCATGACAGTCGTCATCGACCGAGCGACCGGCAAGCGGCGCGGTGAGCGGGAACCGCGTCCCGGGCCGGGCCGGCGGCTGAAGAACGGCTTCCACAAGCACTGGTACGCCTACGCGATGGTCGCCCCGGTGGCGGTCGTCCTCGGGGTCCTCGTGCTGTACCCGCTGGCATACGGCCTGTACCTCACGCTCACCGACGCCACCAGCCTCAACACCGCCCGCACGATCGGCGTCAACGAGATCGACGCCACCTACAAGTTCATCGGCCTGGACAACTACGCCGACATCCTGTGGGGCCCGACGGCGTACGACCGCTTCTGGTCGCACTTCCTGTGGACGGTCTTCTGGACGGCCGCCTGCGTCACCCTGCACTACGGCATCGGTCTCGGCCTGGCGCTGCTGCTCAACCAGAAGCTGCGCGGCCGCACCCTCTACCGGATGCTCCTGGTGCTGCCCTGGGCCGTGCCGACCTTCGTCACCGTCTTCGGCTGGCGCTTCATGCTCGCCGACGGCGGCATCATCAACTCCGGCCTGGAGCTGCTGCATCTGCCGACGCCGCTGTGGCTGGAGGACACCTTCTGGCAGCGGTTCTCCGCGATCATGGTCAACACCTGGTGCGGTGTGCCGTTCATGATGGTCTCGCTGCTCGGCGGACTGCAGTCGATCGACGCGAGCCTGTACGAGGCCTCCGAGATGGACGGCGCGAACGCCTGGCAGCGGTTCCGCTACGTCACCCTGCCCGGCCTGAGGTCCGTCAGCACGACGGTCGTCCTCCTCGGTGTCATCTGGACCTTCAACCAGTTCGCCATCATCTTCCTGTTGTTCGGCAACACCGCCCCCGACGCCCAGATCCTCGTGACCTGGGCCTACCAGCTCGGCTTCGGGCAGCAGCCGCGCGACTACGCCCAGTCCGCCGCCTACGGAATCCTGCTCCTGTCCCTCCTGATCGTCTTCACCTCGTTCTACCGCCGCTGGATTGACCGCAACGAGCAGCAGCTCGCGATCTGAGGCAGGAGTTCTCATGAGTACGACGAGTACGACCACCGTCGAGACCCCCGCCGCGGCCGGCGAGCGGCGCCCCGCGGGCGACCCGCGCAAGGTCCGCCGCCGCGGCGAGCAGAGCCGCGCGGGCTCCCTCGCCTCGCACGCCGTGCTGATCGGCGCGAGCCTGACCGCGCTCTTCCCGATCGCCTGGCTGGTCTTCCTGTCCCTCGGCCCGGACAAGGACGACTACCTGCACCCCGGGCGCATCTGGAGCAAGATGACGCTCGACAACTACGCCTTCGTCCTGAAGGACACGAGCTTCTTCGACTGGCTGACCAGCACGCTGGTCGTGGTGCTGGGCACGACGCTCATCGGCGTCGTCGTCGCGGCGTCCACCGGCTACGCGGTCTCCCGCATGAGGTTCCCCGGCTACCGGAAGCTGATGTGGGCGCTGCTGGTCACCCAGATGTTCCCCATCGCGGTACTGATCGTGCCGATGTACCAGATCCTCTCGGATCTCCAGCTCATCGACAGCTACCTTGGTCTCATCCTTGTCAACTGCACCACGATCGTGCCGTACTGCGCCTGGCTGATGAAGGGCTATTTCGACACCATCCCGTTCGAGATCGACGAGGCCGGGCGCGTCGACGGGCTGACCCCCTTCGGCACGTTCGCGCGGCTCATCCTGCCGCTCGCGAAGCCCGGCCTCGCGGTCGCGGCGTTCTACAGCTTCCTCACGGCCTTCGGGGAGGTCGCGTTCGCCTCGACGTTCATGCTGAGCGACGACAAGTACACCTTTGCCGTCGGTCTGCAGACCTTTGTGAGCGAGCATGACGCGCAGCGGAATCTGATGGCCGCGACGGCTGTGCTGATCGCGATACCGGCTGCCATCTTCTTCTATCTCGTGCAGAAGAATCTGGTGACCGGGCTTACCGCCGGTG of the Streptomyces koelreuteriae genome contains:
- a CDS encoding sugar ABC transporter permease gives rise to the protein MSTTSTTTVETPAAAGERRPAGDPRKVRRRGEQSRAGSLASHAVLIGASLTALFPIAWLVFLSLGPDKDDYLHPGRIWSKMTLDNYAFVLKDTSFFDWLTSTLVVVLGTTLIGVVVAASTGYAVSRMRFPGYRKLMWALLVTQMFPIAVLIVPMYQILSDLQLIDSYLGLILVNCTTIVPYCAWLMKGYFDTIPFEIDEAGRVDGLTPFGTFARLILPLAKPGLAVAAFYSFLTAFGEVAFASTFMLSDDKYTFAVGLQTFVSEHDAQRNLMAATAVLIAIPAAIFFYLVQKNLVTGLTAGGTKG
- a CDS encoding carbohydrate ABC transporter permease produces the protein MTVVIDRATGKRRGEREPRPGPGRRLKNGFHKHWYAYAMVAPVAVVLGVLVLYPLAYGLYLTLTDATSLNTARTIGVNEIDATYKFIGLDNYADILWGPTAYDRFWSHFLWTVFWTAACVTLHYGIGLGLALLLNQKLRGRTLYRMLLVLPWAVPTFVTVFGWRFMLADGGIINSGLELLHLPTPLWLEDTFWQRFSAIMVNTWCGVPFMMVSLLGGLQSIDASLYEASEMDGANAWQRFRYVTLPGLRSVSTTVVLLGVIWTFNQFAIIFLLFGNTAPDAQILVTWAYQLGFGQQPRDYAQSAAYGILLLSLLIVFTSFYRRWIDRNEQQLAI